One Fuerstiella marisgermanici DNA window includes the following coding sequences:
- a CDS encoding M20/M25/M40 family metallo-hydrolase — MKIARPLLLTAVCACLTHGALAAESREVMVERVGADIEYFASDALEGRGVETRGIHLAAERILAEYKKHGLKPGMPDGTFKQTFEVNPETAAINDATEAVLKHVDGRETKLKITSEYQPLQRGANGTASGELYFIGYGISSEGDNYDEYAGHDVEGKILVMIRREPQQDVKGGAFQGTNTSTHAYIDRKLQLAVQHKAAGVIFVNDAVTTKRSERDDLSPPHGFGSASAGVPFIHIKQSVLDELLKANPLQVPQVDGEDEAAVKIESLQAACEYIDKTLTPLSQPMTGWSADVTTKFDTKSVAAHNLIGVLEGEGDLADETIVVGAHYDHIGYGGRGSKTPKRNGEIHNGADDNATGTAAVLEIVRRMTSGPKPKRRIVFICFSGEERGLLGSKHYVKSPVFPLEKTVAMLNYDMIGTLRNNVVTVNGVDTAVEFRAIAEAADDKSPLDTKMVAHPFAGSDHLPFFQKQIPVMFCFTGLTDWYHTPDDDFERINVEGVVAVTDYTETLLRSIDALPKAPEFQAVNRRSQRKKLPYMGIVPNLTADGDQPGVPIQSVRQDGPAKASGLQVGDAIIKVNDTDIDSYGDLLKVLGGAQQNDELTILVQRGKEQVELKLKLAAPR; from the coding sequence ATGAAAATCGCTCGCCCGCTGTTGCTGACAGCCGTTTGCGCGTGCCTGACACATGGTGCACTAGCTGCTGAATCTCGAGAAGTCATGGTGGAACGCGTCGGGGCGGACATCGAATACTTTGCGTCCGACGCACTGGAAGGTCGCGGCGTCGAAACGCGTGGCATTCACCTAGCGGCCGAACGCATCCTGGCCGAATACAAAAAGCACGGGCTGAAGCCAGGCATGCCGGACGGAACCTTTAAACAAACGTTTGAGGTCAATCCGGAAACCGCTGCAATCAACGATGCAACAGAGGCCGTCCTGAAGCATGTCGATGGGCGTGAGACGAAACTAAAAATCACATCCGAATATCAGCCACTGCAGCGCGGTGCAAACGGAACAGCTTCGGGCGAGCTGTACTTCATCGGTTACGGAATTTCTTCTGAAGGCGACAACTACGATGAGTACGCCGGACACGATGTCGAAGGCAAGATATTGGTGATGATCCGTCGCGAACCTCAGCAGGACGTCAAGGGCGGCGCGTTTCAGGGAACCAACACCAGCACCCACGCTTACATCGACCGCAAACTGCAACTTGCCGTCCAGCACAAAGCTGCGGGCGTCATCTTTGTGAATGATGCCGTAACAACCAAGCGATCAGAACGTGACGATTTGTCTCCACCGCACGGATTCGGCAGCGCATCAGCCGGCGTCCCATTCATCCACATCAAGCAAAGCGTCTTAGATGAATTACTGAAGGCGAATCCACTGCAGGTGCCACAGGTGGACGGCGAGGACGAAGCGGCTGTTAAAATTGAGAGCCTACAGGCCGCCTGCGAATACATCGACAAAACTCTAACGCCGTTGTCGCAGCCCATGACCGGCTGGTCGGCAGATGTGACAACAAAGTTCGACACAAAATCCGTGGCCGCTCACAACCTGATCGGCGTGCTGGAAGGTGAAGGAGATTTGGCCGACGAAACAATCGTCGTGGGAGCTCACTACGATCATATCGGCTACGGTGGTCGAGGTTCAAAAACTCCCAAACGCAACGGCGAAATTCACAACGGCGCAGATGACAACGCGACCGGTACCGCAGCCGTTCTGGAGATTGTTCGCCGCATGACGTCCGGGCCAAAGCCTAAACGCCGCATCGTGTTCATCTGTTTTTCCGGCGAAGAACGAGGTCTGCTCGGAAGCAAGCATTACGTCAAATCCCCCGTGTTCCCGCTGGAAAAAACGGTGGCAATGTTGAACTACGACATGATCGGCACACTGCGGAACAACGTGGTCACAGTCAATGGTGTCGACACGGCGGTTGAATTTCGAGCCATCGCAGAAGCGGCCGATGACAAATCACCATTGGACACAAAGATGGTCGCTCACCCGTTCGCGGGTAGCGATCATTTGCCGTTCTTCCAAAAACAGATCCCCGTGATGTTTTGTTTCACAGGTCTCACCGATTGGTATCACACTCCGGACGACGACTTCGAACGCATCAACGTAGAAGGCGTGGTCGCTGTGACAGACTACACAGAAACCCTGCTTCGCAGCATTGATGCATTGCCAAAGGCCCCCGAGTTCCAGGCAGTCAACAGGCGGTCGCAGCGGAAAAAGCTTCCGTACATGGGAATCGTCCCGAACCTGACTGCAGACGGCGACCAGCCCGGCGTTCCCATCCAGTCTGTGCGACAGGACGGACCGGCTAAAGCGAGCGGTTTGCAGGTGGGCGACGCTATCATAAAAGTCAATGACACCGATATAGACAGCTATGGCGATCTGCTGAAAGTTCTCGGCGGCGCCCAACAGAACGATGAGCTCACAATTCTCGTGCAACGCGGGAAAGAGCAAGTGGAATTGAAGTTAAAACTTGCGGCCCCTCGTTAA
- the dctP gene encoding TRAP transporter substrate-binding protein DctP, with amino-acid sequence MNRTRLPNWMLHRSVVSPVLVLVLLLSGCQSEEASDKPLRLRMAHVYEVSSPTHAYGTAHLAQRLKQVTSDLDVTVYPAAQLGTEAELLEQLVAGELDLAISGPSFLAMWHPPLGVLDAAYASRDLDQMLETARGEDMAPHWDELRKRFDVRVLDTWAYGSRHITSNIPIRNPTDLDGFRLRMPGASVWQASGAALGASPMPISFGEVYLALQQGIADGQENPVPVIKAMGFHEVQKCLNLSGHIQSSIQILMNERTWQRMDTDQQAALMKVVKELGEDVYRGTVEDEQWLIEEWRKDGTMQIVEDVDVDAFRKRAAEYFSSGYAFSELYNQITSEPE; translated from the coding sequence ATGAACCGAACACGCCTGCCAAACTGGATGCTGCATCGTTCGGTTGTCTCACCGGTCCTCGTGTTAGTGCTGTTGCTATCCGGGTGTCAGTCGGAAGAGGCCAGCGACAAGCCGTTGCGGCTTCGGATGGCTCACGTTTATGAAGTGAGTTCGCCCACGCACGCTTACGGGACCGCTCATTTGGCCCAACGCTTGAAGCAGGTCACGAGCGATCTGGATGTGACCGTGTACCCGGCCGCTCAACTGGGCACCGAAGCCGAACTGTTGGAACAGCTTGTCGCTGGAGAACTGGACCTCGCGATTTCGGGCCCTTCGTTTCTGGCGATGTGGCATCCGCCGCTGGGAGTTCTGGATGCCGCGTACGCGTCGCGCGATCTGGATCAAATGCTGGAGACGGCTCGCGGCGAAGACATGGCACCGCACTGGGACGAACTTCGCAAACGCTTCGACGTGCGCGTGCTGGATACCTGGGCGTATGGCTCACGGCACATCACCTCGAACATTCCGATTCGCAATCCGACCGACCTGGACGGCTTTCGTCTGCGAATGCCAGGAGCCAGCGTGTGGCAGGCATCAGGCGCCGCTTTAGGAGCCAGCCCGATGCCGATTTCGTTCGGCGAAGTCTATCTGGCTTTGCAGCAGGGGATCGCGGACGGCCAGGAAAACCCCGTCCCCGTTATCAAGGCGATGGGCTTTCACGAAGTGCAAAAGTGCCTGAATTTAAGCGGACACATTCAGTCGTCGATTCAGATTTTAATGAATGAACGCACGTGGCAAAGAATGGACACTGACCAGCAGGCGGCGTTAATGAAGGTGGTCAAAGAACTCGGCGAAGATGTCTACCGCGGCACCGTCGAGGACGAACAATGGCTCATCGAAGAATGGCGCAAGGACGGCACAATGCAGATTGTCGAAGATGTCGACGTCGACGCCTTCCGCAAGCGAGCAGCCGAATACTTTTCAAGCGGCTATGCGTTCAGTGAGCTGTACAACCAGATTACGTCAGAGCCGGAATAA
- a CDS encoding TRAP transporter large permease, protein MILAALVIAMLVLLFIRVPVAISMLLPCLVYVAWSPDITLGVALQRCMASVNSFPLLAVPLFIMTGYLSNAGGLADRLFRLLLCLFGKIPGSLGYVNVISSLLFSWMSGAAIADAAGLGSVLVPAMKKRGYDEGFALGLTGASSLIGPIMPPSIPAIVYAVSASVPVGALFFAGVMPAFVLTAILCIFVFVDARRNPLRDEDAAPRVPLKTAVGAALPVLLTPVIILGGILGGVFTPTEAAAAAVMWVVFLSVCYRSLSLKAFHGVLVKTASTTGSIMLIVSAAGLFGWVIAREQGPQAVTEAMLALTDNPYVFLLLINVALLVTGMLLEPVAGLLITVPVLLPAALEFGIDPLQLGIVMILNLVLGLLTPPVGLVLYVLSSVTGASVQRVIRGTVPFLIPLLITLLLITFVPAFSLWLPSLLAK, encoded by the coding sequence ATGATTCTGGCGGCGTTAGTGATTGCGATGCTGGTGCTGCTGTTCATCCGCGTTCCGGTTGCCATCAGCATGTTGCTGCCATGCCTGGTGTACGTGGCGTGGTCTCCGGATATCACGTTGGGAGTCGCTCTGCAGCGCTGTATGGCGTCGGTGAATTCGTTCCCGCTGCTGGCCGTGCCACTGTTCATTATGACCGGCTACCTTAGCAACGCGGGGGGACTGGCCGATCGGTTGTTTCGTTTGCTGCTGTGCTTGTTCGGGAAGATTCCCGGCAGCCTGGGATACGTCAACGTAATCAGCAGCCTGCTGTTTTCGTGGATGAGCGGAGCAGCGATCGCCGACGCGGCCGGGCTGGGTTCGGTACTGGTTCCCGCGATGAAGAAGCGAGGCTACGACGAAGGCTTCGCTTTGGGGCTAACAGGCGCGTCTTCGTTGATCGGCCCCATCATGCCGCCCAGTATCCCCGCGATCGTGTATGCAGTGTCGGCGAGTGTCCCGGTGGGCGCGCTGTTCTTTGCGGGTGTGATGCCGGCGTTTGTGTTGACTGCCATTCTATGCATCTTTGTCTTCGTGGATGCCCGGCGCAATCCTTTACGAGACGAAGATGCGGCTCCTCGCGTGCCATTGAAAACGGCTGTTGGTGCAGCATTGCCCGTGCTGTTAACGCCGGTGATTATTTTGGGCGGGATCCTGGGCGGCGTGTTTACTCCGACGGAAGCTGCAGCCGCCGCCGTAATGTGGGTTGTGTTTCTTAGCGTCTGCTACCGATCACTGTCGTTGAAAGCGTTTCACGGAGTCTTGGTGAAGACGGCTTCCACAACCGGTTCCATCATGCTGATCGTGTCCGCGGCAGGCCTGTTCGGCTGGGTGATCGCACGAGAACAGGGACCTCAAGCCGTGACGGAAGCCATGCTGGCGCTCACAGACAATCCTTATGTGTTCCTTCTGCTCATCAACGTCGCCTTGCTGGTAACGGGAATGCTGCTCGAACCCGTCGCAGGGTTGCTGATCACTGTTCCCGTGCTGCTGCCAGCGGCATTGGAATTCGGAATCGATCCGCTGCAACTGGGTATCGTGATGATCCTGAACCTGGTGCTGGGTCTGTTGACTCCACCGGTAGGCCTGGTGCTGTACGTGCTAAGTTCCGTGACGGGCGCTTCGGTTCAGCGAGTGATTCGCGGCACGGTCCCTTTTCTGATCCCGTTGCTGATCACGTTGCTGTTGATCACGTTTGTGCCGGCGTTTAGCCTGTGGCTGCCGAGTCTTCTGGCGAAGTAA
- a CDS encoding TolC family protein, translating to MIRPRQESPQGPALYEHTDLETIASLVSQNPEPAAPPEPPPAKTQGQAQTPSPAAADKPSPHPGWRLFPGSTPSTDAASPKATDRFPQSAIPQQNQNQEQADQRRAQANSPVPFSAPQPLSNNNPASTQNRIGQPDSPNTNGPTIQPRRWAPASPNRSSLKVGLLDPQAAPQPPATNAGPDGNTPPPGGPFGLAIPETSELTPQPAPDPGTTPVPAAPVPVTPRSNAPPLAVEPASPAPANSFGPSPHGLGQPPATFQPHNTFPQQNAFQPQQSTQQVPQVQAPGSVPPPPVHGVPLQGGYSLPSGSINGGHGHVGEIHGGEIHGGVMNNGGVPPTVIVDGPAQGQPGAHSHYSSEMQAPAPVGSETIITDSSAGIGQPLGGHSFLGPAPGTSGFRATSERDGLQWMAQYHARADLAGQSDGNPNVIPHLRELPPGFKPWWDFNVSQPTGHAPSSIAVEVGSLLQNALLYSPQVSAIQTEPEVQYRVITQEAAAFDWTAFLETKYDDLNDPVGNTLTTGNGEDRLIVRKARSKGGLRQRNRYGGELQISQQLGHENQNSSFFVPNNQATSRLELSYRQPLLDGAGRSYNESDIVLARIQANSSEDEVVGALQDHLIEVTKAYWALHRARAEFFQRQKLLMAAQNVLARLEGRQQVDTIPRQVLRARAAVARSQTRIQRTVARFKDAEAQLRLLVNSPDMTNGGPVELTPMEAPSIVTETADLRSVLQTALLNRPDISEAIRQMRGAAVRLGVSRQELLPRLDFLVETYVADLAGRSNLGEALRGQYGDNRPGYTVGLEFEFPIENRAARARLEQRQWELKRAVNVFRATVEKLLTDVEIANREVATAYSEMLSRYQSMSAADNESRYLQDRFEVLPASEDSATLLLEDLLDSYERRADEEAAFVQAQVDHAIALVALKKEIGILLQSRHQRPNIQQAEQQWIDNRLDSAFDAANPSRPEDRTQAVVGTAANYGQPVAKASQASQASNPPTSPTYDASGVVRPMPAHPTTWARPVSQTR from the coding sequence GTGATTAGGCCGCGACAGGAATCGCCGCAGGGACCGGCCCTATACGAACATACCGACCTTGAAACCATTGCGTCGCTGGTATCGCAGAATCCAGAACCCGCTGCACCGCCTGAGCCGCCCCCGGCTAAGACTCAGGGTCAGGCTCAGACTCCATCGCCGGCCGCAGCCGACAAGCCGTCGCCACACCCGGGCTGGCGTCTTTTTCCGGGCAGCACACCATCCACCGACGCAGCGTCACCCAAAGCAACTGACAGGTTCCCGCAGTCTGCCATTCCGCAGCAAAACCAAAATCAAGAGCAGGCCGATCAGCGCAGGGCACAAGCGAATTCGCCAGTGCCATTCTCTGCTCCTCAGCCTTTGAGCAATAATAATCCGGCCTCGACTCAAAACCGGATCGGCCAACCTGACTCACCAAACACAAACGGGCCGACCATCCAGCCACGCCGGTGGGCACCTGCTTCGCCGAATAGAAGTTCATTGAAGGTCGGGCTGCTTGATCCGCAGGCAGCACCGCAGCCACCTGCGACAAATGCTGGACCGGACGGCAATACACCGCCGCCAGGTGGCCCGTTCGGTCTTGCGATTCCTGAGACATCAGAACTGACACCGCAGCCAGCTCCTGACCCAGGCACAACGCCGGTGCCAGCAGCGCCGGTGCCCGTGACGCCAAGGAGCAACGCGCCGCCGCTGGCGGTCGAACCGGCATCACCAGCGCCTGCCAATTCGTTTGGGCCGTCTCCGCATGGCTTGGGGCAGCCTCCGGCTACGTTCCAGCCGCACAATACGTTTCCACAGCAGAACGCATTTCAGCCACAACAATCCACGCAACAGGTGCCGCAGGTCCAGGCTCCGGGGTCAGTGCCTCCGCCGCCAGTGCACGGGGTGCCGTTGCAGGGCGGCTATTCGTTGCCGTCTGGCTCAATCAATGGCGGCCACGGTCACGTTGGCGAAATTCATGGCGGCGAAATTCACGGCGGCGTCATGAACAACGGCGGTGTTCCGCCGACGGTGATTGTCGATGGTCCCGCACAAGGCCAGCCGGGCGCGCATTCGCACTATTCGTCCGAAATGCAGGCTCCAGCGCCGGTCGGTTCAGAAACGATCATCACAGATAGCAGCGCGGGCATTGGTCAGCCGCTCGGTGGACATTCTTTTCTCGGCCCGGCACCGGGCACGTCAGGTTTCCGAGCGACCTCGGAACGAGATGGTCTCCAGTGGATGGCTCAGTATCACGCTCGCGCCGATTTGGCGGGTCAGTCCGATGGCAATCCAAACGTCATTCCCCACCTTCGTGAACTTCCGCCCGGGTTCAAGCCCTGGTGGGATTTTAATGTGAGTCAACCAACCGGACACGCGCCGTCTTCGATCGCGGTTGAAGTTGGGTCGCTTCTGCAAAATGCACTGCTGTATTCTCCGCAGGTGTCCGCGATTCAAACTGAGCCGGAAGTTCAGTATCGCGTAATCACTCAGGAAGCCGCCGCCTTCGACTGGACGGCATTTCTGGAAACCAAATACGACGACCTTAACGATCCCGTCGGCAACACGCTGACCACCGGTAATGGTGAAGATCGACTGATTGTGCGAAAAGCCCGATCGAAGGGCGGACTCCGCCAGAGAAATAGATACGGCGGTGAACTGCAAATCAGTCAACAACTGGGGCACGAAAATCAGAACTCAAGCTTTTTCGTCCCCAACAACCAGGCGACTTCCCGTCTGGAACTCAGCTACCGCCAGCCATTGCTGGACGGCGCGGGGCGAAGTTACAACGAAAGTGACATTGTCCTGGCCAGAATTCAGGCCAACTCATCAGAAGATGAAGTCGTCGGTGCTTTGCAGGACCACTTGATTGAAGTGACCAAGGCCTATTGGGCGTTGCACCGAGCCCGTGCCGAATTCTTCCAGCGACAAAAGCTGCTCATGGCCGCTCAAAATGTGCTGGCACGGCTTGAAGGGCGTCAGCAGGTCGACACGATTCCTCGTCAGGTTCTCCGCGCCCGCGCGGCTGTGGCCCGTTCGCAAACGAGGATTCAACGCACGGTTGCACGATTCAAAGATGCAGAAGCTCAGTTGCGTTTGCTGGTCAATTCACCAGACATGACGAACGGCGGGCCTGTCGAACTGACACCGATGGAAGCACCCAGTATCGTGACAGAAACGGCCGATCTGCGAAGCGTTCTGCAAACCGCGTTGCTGAACCGTCCGGACATTTCAGAAGCGATTCGGCAGATGCGAGGCGCAGCAGTGCGACTTGGCGTCAGCCGTCAGGAATTGCTGCCTCGGTTGGATTTCCTTGTCGAAACTTATGTCGCAGACCTCGCAGGACGTTCGAACCTTGGTGAAGCTCTGCGGGGTCAATACGGCGACAACCGTCCGGGCTACACCGTGGGGCTGGAGTTTGAGTTCCCAATTGAAAACCGCGCGGCGCGGGCTCGGCTGGAACAGCGACAATGGGAACTGAAGCGAGCGGTCAATGTGTTTCGAGCGACCGTCGAAAAATTGCTGACCGACGTCGAGATCGCGAACCGCGAAGTGGCCACAGCGTATTCAGAAATGCTAAGCCGCTATCAGTCGATGTCCGCCGCCGACAACGAATCCCGGTACCTGCAGGACCGTTTCGAAGTGCTGCCGGCATCAGAAGATTCGGCGACGCTGTTGCTTGAGGACCTGTTGGATTCTTACGAACGCCGTGCTGATGAAGAAGCAGCTTTCGTGCAGGCACAGGTCGATCATGCCATCGCGCTGGTCGCTTTGAAAAAGGAGATCGGAATCCTGCTGCAGTCACGTCATCAGCGACCCAACATTCAGCAGGCTGAACAGCAGTGGATCGACAATCGCCTCGACTCTGCGTTTGATGCCGCCAATCCTTCTCGACCAGAGGATCGAACGCAGGCCGTGGTCGGTACGGCCGCCAATTATGGTCAACCGGTCGCAAAGGCCAGCCAGGCCAGCCAGGCCAGCAATCCGCCGACGTCGCCCACCTATGACGCCAGCGGTGTGGTGCGACCGATGCCCGCACATCCAACAACATGGGCGAGGCCGGTGAGTCAGACGAGGTAA
- a CDS encoding DUF1223 domain-containing protein codes for MMSETRRTGSKCIVLLAFTLFSHMLSHSLAVCDETVAPAEKGFAVVELFTSQGCSSCPSADKNLQRITTLAAKNNSPVYTLSFHVDYWNDLGWEDPFSIATATLRQRRYASVFKAKRIYTPQIVVNGQTQFLGSDRERSDASIASELRTAGESSLTLTATVVDDQVVVKWTTDDALADLLNVALVQKEAERSVDAGENGGRTLKHVNVVRNFKVVRTFPAADVVLETPKGFAASDYHVVAFLQTARNGKIHCAAQVAIEESAAGR; via the coding sequence ATGATGTCAGAGACGCGCCGCACAGGATCAAAATGCATCGTCCTATTGGCATTCACTTTGTTTAGCCACATGCTGTCGCACAGCCTCGCCGTTTGCGACGAAACCGTTGCACCTGCCGAGAAGGGGTTTGCTGTTGTCGAACTGTTTACGTCTCAGGGCTGCAGCAGTTGCCCGTCAGCCGACAAAAACCTTCAGCGAATCACAACGCTGGCGGCGAAAAACAACTCACCGGTTTACACGCTGTCTTTCCATGTTGACTACTGGAACGACCTGGGCTGGGAAGATCCCTTTAGCATTGCCACCGCAACACTGCGGCAACGCAGATATGCGAGTGTATTCAAAGCGAAGCGGATTTATACGCCGCAGATCGTCGTCAACGGACAAACGCAGTTCCTCGGTTCTGATCGCGAGCGTTCAGACGCATCCATTGCCAGCGAACTCCGGACAGCCGGGGAAAGTTCACTGACACTGACTGCCACCGTTGTCGACGACCAGGTTGTGGTTAAGTGGACGACCGACGACGCTTTGGCGGACCTGCTGAACGTGGCTTTGGTGCAAAAGGAAGCCGAACGTTCGGTCGACGCCGGTGAGAATGGCGGTCGAACTCTGAAGCACGTGAACGTCGTACGGAACTTCAAGGTCGTTCGTACTTTTCCAGCAGCCGACGTGGTTTTGGAAACGCCGAAGGGGTTTGCTGCCTCCGACTACCACGTCGTGGCGTTTCTCCAAACAGCTCGCAATGGAAAAATACACTGCGCTGCGCAGGTCGCGATTGAAGAATCCGCCGCTGGTCGATGA
- a CDS encoding serine/threonine-protein kinase, giving the protein MTKQITLSETDQDLPQHVKNGFMRYRDFEPLTQGGEAMLQTCFDENLGRVVVMKTLLPQLANLEVYRKRFLREARVTAQIPHPVTVPVYEISRDREGNVYFTMKKLGGRDLCDIMDRISEGDKATKEKYPLDQLISVLIRVGQCLAYAHTMGVVHRDLKPANIMVGEYGEVTLLDWGLAKVWDMDDTDEVEVLVRSGQKTVSGRLTGRGDVQGTPFYMSPEQARETGNVDGRTDIYNMGIILYEILTNKSFMSGRNFKEIKRKILEDPVRAPADVMPRGTVYPELNAICLKALLKEPDDRYATMDEMVSDLRAHLLGQEVSVYKTTALARLLHSSNRKAFNATSAFWLLLGFMLCMLFELTWYLLSGTAS; this is encoded by the coding sequence GTGACCAAGCAGATCACGCTCTCTGAAACGGATCAGGACCTCCCGCAGCACGTCAAGAATGGCTTCATGCGGTATCGCGATTTCGAACCGCTGACCCAGGGCGGCGAAGCGATGCTGCAAACGTGCTTCGATGAAAACCTCGGCCGAGTCGTGGTGATGAAGACGCTGCTGCCGCAGCTCGCGAATCTGGAAGTCTATCGCAAACGCTTTTTGCGCGAGGCTCGGGTCACGGCTCAGATTCCGCACCCCGTTACGGTGCCGGTCTACGAAATCAGTCGTGACCGCGAAGGCAACGTCTACTTTACGATGAAGAAGCTCGGCGGCCGTGACCTGTGCGACATCATGGACCGGATCTCCGAAGGCGACAAGGCGACGAAAGAAAAGTACCCGCTCGATCAGCTCATCAGTGTGCTCATCCGAGTGGGCCAATGCCTGGCGTACGCTCACACCATGGGAGTCGTTCATCGCGACTTAAAACCCGCCAACATTATGGTCGGTGAGTACGGAGAAGTCACTTTGCTGGACTGGGGACTGGCCAAGGTCTGGGACATGGACGACACCGATGAAGTGGAAGTTCTTGTGCGATCCGGTCAGAAGACAGTGTCCGGCCGGCTGACGGGGCGCGGCGATGTTCAGGGGACGCCGTTCTACATGTCGCCCGAACAGGCGCGAGAAACCGGCAACGTGGATGGGCGGACCGACATCTACAACATGGGGATCATTCTGTACGAAATCCTCACAAACAAAAGCTTCATGTCGGGGCGCAATTTTAAGGAGATCAAACGCAAAATTCTGGAAGACCCCGTCCGAGCTCCCGCCGACGTCATGCCACGAGGCACCGTCTATCCGGAACTGAATGCGATCTGCCTGAAAGCGTTATTGAAAGAACCAGACGATCGTTACGCCACAATGGACGAAATGGTTTCTGATCTGCGAGCCCATCTGTTGGGACAGGAGGTGTCCGTTTACAAGACCACAGCACTCGCCCGACTGCTGCATTCGAGTAACCGCAAGGCATTCAACGCCACATCTGCCTTCTGGCTGCTGCTCGGGTTTATGTTGTGCATGCTCTTTGAACTCACGTGGTATCTGCTTAGCGGAACCGCCTCGTGA
- a CDS encoding TRAP transporter small permease — MHQSDYNQTAATVASDSGTVHAPPFAQCARWMSIAEQTLAALFLFLIVSTMGAQVFARYFFGAPFSWSEEVARLALIWMTFMAAAFVMGEGRHITVDVLSHRLSIRGQAWLESLSHVIVAGTCLLLLFGGMRFVWYVGKVGSPSLGIPMSWWYGAVGIGLLMMAVHSIVNLLQVLATGRPTVHNAIVEEEGFHLELERGE, encoded by the coding sequence ATGCACCAATCGGATTACAACCAGACCGCCGCCACAGTTGCGTCCGACAGTGGCACTGTGCACGCTCCACCGTTTGCGCAGTGCGCCCGGTGGATGAGTATTGCCGAGCAGACTTTAGCGGCGCTGTTTCTGTTTCTTATTGTCAGCACAATGGGAGCTCAGGTGTTCGCTCGTTATTTTTTCGGCGCGCCGTTTTCGTGGAGCGAAGAGGTGGCTCGACTGGCTTTGATTTGGATGACGTTCATGGCGGCAGCGTTTGTTATGGGCGAAGGCAGGCACATCACGGTTGACGTGCTGTCGCACCGGCTGAGTATCCGTGGCCAGGCGTGGCTGGAAAGTTTGAGCCACGTTATCGTGGCCGGGACGTGCTTATTGCTGCTGTTTGGTGGAATGAGATTTGTCTGGTACGTGGGCAAAGTGGGATCGCCGTCACTGGGGATTCCGATGAGCTGGTGGTATGGCGCGGTGGGAATCGGATTGCTGATGATGGCCGTTCATTCCATCGTCAACCTGTTGCAGGTGCTGGCCACGGGGCGACCAACGGTGCACAACGCGATCGTCGAAGAAGAAGGCTTTCATCTGGAACTGGAGCGGGGCGAATGA